The sequence below is a genomic window from Rickettsiales bacterium.
TCAGTTTTGAAAGTGAGTGACTTAATAATAATTCTTAAAATTATTAGCCCTAAAGCAATCATTCCAAATGATTTATGATAGAAATAAAAATCGCCTCTATATTCTTTTGGTAAATATCCTTTTGTAAAACCAGAGGTTAAAAGGCCAATTATAATAACAGCCATTGCCCAGTGTATAACCCTAAGTGCGAAATGATATTTTTGATTTTCGTTTTGCATAATTACCCCTCAAATTCGTTAGGAAATGGCTCAAGTTTTTTATTGCCAGCTTCATCTTTGACAATTTGATCAACTTTTAATTTTGCATCAGAAAGCCTTTTTTCACAAATTTTCACAAGCTCAGTGCCTTTTTCATATAGTTTGATAGATTCCTCAAGTTCAAGATTACCAGATTCTAGCTTTCTTGTGATATTTTCAAGCTCAATAATTGCTTTTTCAAAACTTAACTCTTTATTGTTTTCTGTCATATAAAATTATTTTTGAAATTATTTCTAATTGTAATTTTATAAATTTGCATCATAAATTATCAAAGAAATTTATAAATAAAATATGTCTTATAAATCAGATACAAATTTTTTAGTAAATTTGCTAGGTTGCTTCTTATTTTATCTTATTTTTTTTACTTGCAGAAATTATTTTCAAGCTGGTGATTTGAGCTTGGTTTTCCTATGTTTTGTGAATGCAGTTCTGCCTATTGCTATTTATGAAATTTATCGTGCTACTGAAAAAAATAGCAAATTTCCTATAAATTTTAAGATTAGAAATAAATTTAGCCTTGATAGAATTTTTAAGAAATTAATTGGTTTAGCGATTACTTTTCTTGCAATATTTCTCATCTATAATTTATTTCCAATTTACAGAACGGATTATTACAAGCCATTTTTTGAAAAGTTACTTTTAGTTTCTGATTATATTTTTATTCTAGCAATTCCTTATTTTATAATCACTGATTTAATGATGAAAAACCCTAAAGATTCTTATTATAATTTGGGTTTGATTGCAAAATTTGATTTCAAAAATATTGATAAAAAATTAATCTGGGAGCATTCAAGAGCTTGGATTGTGAAGGCTTTCTTTCTGCCATTAATGACAATTTATTGTATTAATAATTTTAATTTTCTGCATAATTTGAATTTATCAAACATTCAAAACTTCAAGAATTTTTTTGATTTAGCTTATAGTTTTATTTTCACAATTGATATTATCTTTGCGGTGATTGGATATTCATTAACGCTAAAATTATTTAACACGCAAATCTATTCCGCAGAGCCAACTTTGCTTGGGTGGCTTGTTTGTATAATGTGCTATGAACCATTCTGGGTTGGGGCTTTCAACAGCAATTATTTTCAATATGAGGAAGGCTATTATTGGGGAAATTTTTTTACTGAAAATTCCATTGGCTATATAATTTGGGGAAGTTTGATTTTATTTTCTATAGGAATTTATTCGCTTGCAACTGTTGCATTTGGTATGAGGTTTTCAAATTTAACTTATCGTGGATTAGTATCAGATGGGCCTTTTGCTCTAACAAAGCACCCAGCCTATGTTTTCAAAAACCTCTCTTGGTGGTTGATTTCAATTCCCTTTATTACAAACTCAGATTGGGTTACAGCGGTTAGAAATTGTGCAATGTTATTTGGTGTAAATATTATTTATTATGTGAGGGCTAGAACTGAGGAAAACCACCTTTCAAACTTCCCAGAATATGTAGCTTATGCTGAAGCTATGAATGAAAAAAGCATCTTTGCTTGGGTTGGAAAATTTTTCCCTTTTATGAAATATTCATACGAAAGAGCTAAAAATTCTGGCTCAAAAACTTATGATAAATTCACTTGCCGTTGATGATTTTATCAAGTTTTCCCTCTTTATCTAATGCAACTGTGTCATCATAGCCACCGATGTGAATACCGTTGATGAAGATTTGTGGAACGGTTTTTCTGCCCCCAGATTTATCAAGCATTTCTTGCCTTAGCTCATCAGAGTTTGTAACATCAATTTCTTTAGTGATTGCAAACCCTTTTCTTGCTAAAAAATCTCTAGCCCTTGTGCAGTAAGGGCAATAAGTGGTTTTATACATTATAATTTCTGTCATAAATTTGATTTGTTAATTAAATTTCTTGAGTTTATTATAGATTATAATTTTTCAAACAAAAAATTAATTTAATGAAAATAAAGCAAAAAGGCTTTTCAGTGGTTGAGTTGGCGGTTGTGGTGGTGATAATTGGTGTTCTTATATCAATGTTTTTCTTCGCTTCTGGAATTTTAGATACGGCTAAAGTTAACGGCATAATTTCTGAAATAAATTATTTCAAAGCGTCTCAAGATAGATTTCGTGAAAAATATGGCTTTAGGCCCGGTGATGTGCCGGCAAGCTTTTTAAGCCAAAATGGTTTTACTGGCTATTCAGATGATGTTTGTGCAACAACAAATTTTGGCAATGGCAAATGGGATAATGCAACGGAGGAAGATTTAATATGGCTTCAAATGTCTATGCAGAAATTTATTCGTCAATCTATATATTTTGACCCGTGCTCTGCACCAGCTTATAGAGATGTTGGAACTCATAGACCAGCTTCAGAAGCGGTAAATGGAGTGGGTTGGACATTTGTAAATACTGATTCTGTTGTAATTTCATCAGGCCCTACAACTAGAAGATTTTTATATGTTCTAAAAGTTGGGCAAAAAAATAATAGTTCTGATAGAACTCTTAGCAAGGGGAAAATAAAGGTTTCAATTCATATGGATATTGATACTAAAATTGATGCACCATTCACACCAACTTCAGGGAAATATTTTGTAGGTGCGGAATGTATAGATGCGGCAGGTGCTTATCTTGGTGAAAAAAGCACTAATGAATGTGTTGGAGGCTACGCTGAGATTCCAAGTGAAGTTTTAGAAAATTTATATACTCCTTAAAAAATTGTAAATTTATGACAAATTATAAAAAATTAAAACAACTAGGCGGGCAAACTAATTATCCTAAAAATCCTAGCGATGCTAAGTTAGAAGCAGTTAAAAACCCTCATTCTGATAGAGATTATTTAATAAGATTTACTTGCCCAGAATTTACTTCACTTTGCCCAGTTACAGGGCAACCAGATTTTGCTCATTTGATGATTGATTATGCACCAAACAAACTAATTGTTGAGAGTAAATCTCTCAAATTATTCCTTTTTTCATTTAGAAATCACGCTGGCTTTCACGAAGAATGCACAATTGATATTGCAAAAAGGATTGAAAAAACAATATCGCCAAAATGGCTGAGGATAGGCGGTTATTGGTATCCAAGGGGTGGTATTCCAATAGATATATTCTATCAAAATGGCACTTTACCGAAAAATATTTGGCTTCCAGAGCAGAACGTT
It includes:
- a CDS encoding exodeoxyribonuclease VII small subunit, giving the protein MTENNKELSFEKAIIELENITRKLESGNLELEESIKLYEKGTELVKICEKRLSDAKLKVDQIVKDEAGNKKLEPFPNEFEG
- the queF gene encoding preQ(1) synthase, with the translated sequence MTNYKKLKQLGGQTNYPKNPSDAKLEAVKNPHSDRDYLIRFTCPEFTSLCPVTGQPDFAHLMIDYAPNKLIVESKSLKLFLFSFRNHAGFHEECTIDIAKRIEKTISPKWLRIGGYWYPRGGIPIDIFYQNGTLPKNIWLPEQNVPNYKGRG
- a CDS encoding isoprenylcysteine carboxylmethyltransferase family protein, producing MSYKSDTNFLVNLLGCFLFYLIFFTCRNYFQAGDLSLVFLCFVNAVLPIAIYEIYRATEKNSKFPINFKIRNKFSLDRIFKKLIGLAITFLAIFLIYNLFPIYRTDYYKPFFEKLLLVSDYIFILAIPYFIITDLMMKNPKDSYYNLGLIAKFDFKNIDKKLIWEHSRAWIVKAFFLPLMTIYCINNFNFLHNLNLSNIQNFKNFFDLAYSFIFTIDIIFAVIGYSLTLKLFNTQIYSAEPTLLGWLVCIMCYEPFWVGAFNSNYFQYEEGYYWGNFFTENSIGYIIWGSLILFSIGIYSLATVAFGMRFSNLTYRGLVSDGPFALTKHPAYVFKNLSWWLISIPFITNSDWVTAVRNCAMLFGVNIIYYVRARTEENHLSNFPEYVAYAEAMNEKSIFAWVGKFFPFMKYSYERAKNSGSKTYDKFTCR
- a CDS encoding prepilin-type N-terminal cleavage/methylation domain-containing protein; the encoded protein is MKIKQKGFSVVELAVVVVIIGVLISMFFFASGILDTAKVNGIISEINYFKASQDRFREKYGFRPGDVPASFLSQNGFTGYSDDVCATTNFGNGKWDNATEEDLIWLQMSMQKFIRQSIYFDPCSAPAYRDVGTHRPASEAVNGVGWTFVNTDSVVISSGPTTRRFLYVLKVGQKNNSSDRTLSKGKIKVSIHMDIDTKIDAPFTPTSGKYFVGAECIDAAGAYLGEKSTNECVGGYAEIPSEVLENLYTP
- the grxC gene encoding glutaredoxin 3, which encodes MTEIIMYKTTYCPYCTRARDFLARKGFAITKEIDVTNSDELRQEMLDKSGGRKTVPQIFINGIHIGGYDDTVALDKEGKLDKIINGK